A genomic stretch from Bradyrhizobium quebecense includes:
- a CDS encoding ABC transporter permease: protein MMKKELGLFLLLAVISAITGAINPAFLSFVNLLNMANLIGLFGVFALGEGLVIITGGIDLSLGSMFALLGVVFIDLLTTYQVPWPFALLLVLMGGLALGGIQGFLITRLKMQPFIVTLCGLLIYRGAARYYTSDSTRGFGYGDEASTLGNVASGNVAGIPNTFIFLIVLALILGVLLHRSVYGRWLYAVGKNEEAARFSGINTNIVIATAYVISGGLAGVSTVMFVFYTNSVSPSSFGNFYELYAIAAAVLGGCSLRGGEGSILGIVLGTALLQVLQNLVNILGIPNSLNFAVMGTVILIGVLADQQLQARRRRKAALAGLARTAPRAKETTILQSASAHGATALPTSAGDQA from the coding sequence ATGATGAAGAAGGAACTCGGCCTGTTCTTGCTGCTGGCGGTGATCTCCGCCATCACCGGCGCGATCAATCCGGCCTTCCTGTCGTTCGTGAACTTGCTGAACATGGCCAATTTGATCGGCCTGTTCGGTGTGTTCGCACTGGGCGAAGGTCTCGTCATCATCACCGGAGGCATCGATCTTTCGCTCGGCTCGATGTTCGCGCTGCTCGGCGTCGTCTTCATCGACCTTCTGACGACGTATCAGGTGCCATGGCCGTTCGCGCTGTTGCTGGTCCTGATGGGCGGGCTGGCGCTGGGCGGCATCCAGGGTTTCCTGATCACCCGGCTGAAAATGCAGCCCTTCATCGTGACGCTGTGCGGGTTGCTGATCTATCGCGGCGCCGCGCGCTATTATACCAGCGATTCGACACGCGGCTTCGGCTATGGTGACGAGGCCAGCACGCTGGGCAACGTCGCCTCCGGCAATGTCGCGGGCATTCCGAACACCTTCATCTTCCTGATCGTCCTGGCGCTGATCCTCGGCGTGCTGCTGCATCGTTCGGTCTACGGACGCTGGCTTTATGCCGTGGGCAAGAACGAGGAAGCGGCGCGCTTCTCCGGTATCAACACAAATATCGTGATCGCGACCGCCTATGTCATCAGCGGCGGCCTCGCCGGCGTTTCGACCGTGATGTTCGTCTTCTACACCAACTCGGTCTCTCCGAGTTCCTTCGGCAATTTCTACGAACTCTATGCGATTGCCGCTGCGGTCCTCGGCGGCTGCAGCCTGCGCGGCGGCGAGGGCTCGATTCTCGGTATCGTGCTGGGCACAGCGCTGCTCCAGGTGCTGCAGAACCTCGTGAACATCCTCGGCATTCCGAACTCCCTGAACTTCGCGGTGATGGGGACCGTGATTTTGATCGGCGTTCTGGCGGATCAGCAATTGCAGGCCCGCCGGCGGCGCAAGGCGGCGCTGGCCGGCCTCGCCCGCACGGCGCCTCGAGCAAAGGAAACCACAATTTTGCAAAGCGCATCTGCGCACGGCGCGACGGCGTTGCCGACGAGCGCGGGAGATCAGGCGTGA
- a CDS encoding ABC transporter permease has product MTTPLESPITFTNVGKTKWWQSGLFASQTGYVLLALVALFVVMNFASPYFLTEGNMQNVAKNFSFIAIATLGVTFVIITGGIDLSVGSVMCFSAMITSMVMTQISTPGMPGAEWFVHLADDGKTVIANMPGLILLVSILAGLGVALIVGLVNGFCIAVLGLSPFVTTLGMLSIVRGLGYVVSNGRGSFPSGPEADYLYALTSGVVFGMPAPFIYLVVLAVAMAIVLHHTGFGRHVFAVGGNEKAAALTGIPVVRVKIEIYVICALAAGLQGIIISGWLGSAPANMATSYELNVIAAAVIGGANLAGGAGGPLGAIVGCVLLEVIRNGLVLAQINSYWQQTLVGVIIIAAVLVDRLRSRMA; this is encoded by the coding sequence ATGACCACGCCCCTGGAATCTCCCATCACCTTCACCAATGTCGGCAAGACCAAATGGTGGCAGAGCGGCTTGTTTGCCTCGCAAACCGGGTACGTCCTGCTCGCGCTGGTGGCGCTGTTCGTGGTGATGAACTTCGCCAGCCCCTACTTCCTCACCGAAGGCAATATGCAGAATGTGGCGAAGAACTTTTCCTTCATCGCCATCGCCACGCTCGGCGTGACCTTCGTCATCATCACGGGCGGCATCGATCTCTCGGTGGGCTCGGTGATGTGCTTTTCCGCGATGATCACCTCAATGGTCATGACCCAAATCTCGACGCCGGGCATGCCCGGCGCGGAGTGGTTCGTGCATCTGGCCGACGACGGCAAAACCGTGATCGCAAATATGCCCGGCTTGATCCTGCTCGTCTCAATCCTGGCAGGACTCGGCGTCGCGCTGATCGTCGGTCTCGTCAATGGCTTCTGCATCGCAGTGCTCGGGCTGTCGCCTTTCGTCACCACGCTCGGCATGCTGTCGATCGTGCGCGGCCTCGGTTACGTCGTCTCCAACGGCCGCGGCAGCTTTCCCAGCGGCCCCGAAGCCGATTATCTCTACGCGCTGACATCCGGCGTCGTATTCGGCATGCCGGCGCCGTTCATCTATCTCGTGGTTCTTGCGGTGGCGATGGCGATCGTGCTCCACCACACCGGTTTCGGCCGCCACGTCTTTGCCGTCGGCGGCAACGAGAAGGCGGCCGCGCTGACCGGCATTCCGGTCGTACGGGTGAAGATCGAGATCTATGTGATCTGCGCGCTCGCCGCGGGTCTGCAGGGCATCATCATCTCGGGCTGGCTGGGATCGGCGCCGGCAAACATGGCGACGTCCTACGAGCTCAACGTGATTGCAGCCGCCGTCATCGGCGGCGCCAATCTCGCCGGCGGCGCCGGCGGCCCGCTCGGGGCGATCGTCGGCTGCGTGCTGCTCGAGGTGATCCGCAACGGCCTCGTGCTCGCGCAGATCAACTCCTACTGGCAGCAGACCTTGGTGGGCGTGATCATCATCGCAGCGGTGCTGGTCGATCGTCTTCGCTCGCGCATGGCCTGA
- a CDS encoding sugar ABC transporter ATP-binding protein: protein MPETLLELSGISKTYPGVRALDDVNLRVCRGEVLGLIGENGAGKSTLMRVLAGVIAPSAGVIRIGGNDHARMTVNEATLAGIAFVHQELNLFENLDVAANVFIGREKLVGGPLKLVDNAEMRARVTPLLERLGADFTPSTLVDNLSIAERQMVEIAKALSIDARVIIMDEPTSSLTITETERLLGVIADLKAHGISVIYISHRLGEIMSCADRVVVLRDGRTVGELARDELSYSAMIRLMIGRDLKALYTPPARSPQPGGCDIAGVVTTAFPDRQIDLSVRRGEILGLAGLVGAGRTSLARAVFGVDPLLGGEIRIDNEPVGVASPRDAIRQGIYLVPEDRKKSGLVLELPIRENVTLASLLDHARMWLVNGAAERKIAKDQARSLSIKAPSIDIEAVTLSGGNQQKVVLGKWLSMQPRVMFFDEPTRGIDVGAKSEIYALMRSLADRGVAIVMISSDMEEVIGVSDRVAVMHEGSVSGVLERDQFSEYNVLRLAVGQALETLEAAAP, encoded by the coding sequence ATGCCGGAGACGCTGCTCGAACTCAGCGGTATCAGCAAGACCTATCCCGGCGTCAGGGCGCTCGACGACGTCAATCTGCGCGTCTGCCGCGGCGAGGTGCTGGGCCTGATCGGCGAGAACGGCGCTGGCAAATCGACGCTGATGCGCGTGCTGGCCGGCGTGATCGCGCCGAGTGCGGGCGTGATCCGCATCGGCGGCAATGACCACGCAAGGATGACGGTGAACGAGGCGACACTGGCCGGCATCGCTTTTGTGCACCAGGAGCTGAACCTGTTCGAGAATCTCGACGTCGCGGCCAATGTCTTCATCGGACGCGAGAAGCTCGTCGGCGGCCCGCTGAAGCTGGTGGACAATGCGGAGATGCGCGCCCGCGTGACGCCGCTGCTGGAACGGCTGGGCGCCGATTTCACGCCGAGTACGCTGGTCGACAATCTGTCGATCGCGGAGCGCCAGATGGTGGAGATCGCCAAGGCGCTTTCGATCGACGCTCGCGTGATCATCATGGACGAGCCGACCTCCAGCCTGACAATTACGGAGACGGAACGGCTGCTGGGCGTGATTGCCGACCTGAAGGCGCACGGCATCTCGGTGATCTACATCTCGCACCGGCTCGGCGAGATCATGAGCTGTGCCGATCGCGTCGTGGTGCTGCGCGACGGGCGCACGGTGGGGGAACTGGCGCGGGACGAGCTGAGCTATTCCGCGATGATCCGGCTGATGATCGGCCGCGACCTGAAGGCGCTGTATACGCCGCCGGCGCGCTCGCCGCAGCCGGGCGGCTGCGATATCGCCGGCGTCGTAACGACCGCCTTTCCCGACCGGCAGATTGACCTTTCCGTGCGGCGCGGCGAGATCCTCGGCCTCGCCGGACTCGTCGGCGCCGGCCGCACCTCCCTTGCCCGCGCGGTGTTCGGCGTTGACCCGCTGCTGGGGGGTGAGATCAGGATCGACAACGAACCGGTCGGTGTCGCCTCGCCGCGCGATGCGATCAGGCAAGGAATCTATCTGGTGCCGGAGGACCGCAAGAAGTCCGGGCTGGTGCTGGAATTGCCGATCCGGGAGAACGTGACGCTCGCGAGCCTGCTGGATCATGCGCGGATGTGGCTGGTCAACGGCGCGGCCGAACGCAAGATCGCGAAAGACCAGGCCAGGAGCCTGTCGATCAAGGCGCCGAGCATCGACATCGAAGCCGTAACGCTCTCCGGCGGCAACCAGCAGAAGGTGGTGCTGGGCAAGTGGCTTTCCATGCAGCCGCGCGTGATGTTCTTCGACGAGCCGACCCGCGGCATCGATGTCGGCGCCAAGAGCGAGATCTACGCGCTGATGCGCAGCCTCGCCGACCGGGGCGTTGCGATCGTGATGATCTCCTCCGACATGGAAGAGGTCATCGGCGTCTCCGACCGCGTCGCTGTGATGCATGAAGGCAGCGTCAGCGGCGTGCTCGAGCGCGACCAGTTCAGCGAATACAACGTGTTGAGGCTGGCAGTCGGCCAGGCGCTCGAAACCCTGGAGGCCGCTGCGCCATGA
- a CDS encoding ATP-binding cassette domain-containing protein: MVTPHDAGLAVLELKGIGKEFGAIRALHGVDLRVSPGEVVGLMGDNGAGKSTLVKIIAGNFPPSHGEIRFDGNPVHFARPIDARTVGIEVVYQDLALADNLTAAANVFLGRELKRKLGPFAFLDHKAMAARALELFGELRSETRPHDLVKQMSGGQRQAVAIARTRLSNAKLVMMDEPTAAISVRQVEQVLSLIHRLKEQGVAVMLISHRMPDVFAVCDRVVVMRRGEKRADKAIGDTSPEEVTSLITGAREAA; encoded by the coding sequence ATGGTAACCCCTCACGACGCCGGGCTGGCCGTCCTGGAGCTGAAAGGCATCGGCAAGGAGTTCGGCGCCATTCGCGCGTTGCATGGCGTCGACCTGCGCGTTTCTCCCGGCGAGGTGGTCGGCCTGATGGGAGACAACGGCGCCGGCAAGTCGACGCTCGTCAAGATCATCGCCGGCAACTTCCCGCCAAGTCACGGCGAGATCCGCTTTGACGGCAACCCGGTTCATTTCGCCCGGCCGATCGATGCCCGCACGGTCGGAATCGAAGTGGTCTATCAGGACCTCGCGCTCGCCGACAATCTCACGGCAGCGGCCAATGTCTTCCTCGGCCGTGAGCTCAAGCGCAAGCTTGGTCCGTTCGCGTTTCTCGACCACAAGGCGATGGCAGCCCGTGCGCTGGAGCTGTTCGGCGAGCTGCGTTCGGAGACCCGACCGCACGATCTCGTTAAGCAGATGTCGGGCGGCCAGCGTCAGGCGGTCGCGATCGCACGGACTCGGCTGTCCAATGCCAAGCTCGTGATGATGGACGAACCGACGGCCGCGATCTCGGTCCGCCAGGTCGAGCAGGTGCTGAGCCTGATCCATCGCCTGAAGGAACAGGGCGTCGCGGTAATGCTGATCTCGCACCGCATGCCCGACGTGTTCGCGGTCTGTGACCGCGTCGTGGTGATGCGCCGCGGCGAAAAACGTGCCGACAAGGCGATCGGCGACACCAGCCCCGAGGAAGTCACCTCCCTCATCACGGGAGCGAGAGAGGCTGCGTAA
- a CDS encoding SDR family NAD(P)-dependent oxidoreductase — MQGAIYPSLKDRTVLVTGGGSGIGEAIVRQFISQGARVGFIDIDVTSSEQLLSDLGAHARVHFEHADLRDIAALRRAVTGIREALGPITILVNNAARDDRHAIEDVTPEFWDERIAVNLKHQFFSAQAVAPDMKQAGGGSIVNIGSVSWVIGQGNMPCYTTAKSAVQGLTRALARDLGPHNVRVNSILPGWIMTRRQQDLWLTPEGVAELMQRQCLKRKLVPDDIARVVLFFAADDSGACTNQSHIVDGGWV, encoded by the coding sequence ATGCAGGGTGCCATCTATCCAAGCCTCAAGGACCGGACCGTCCTGGTAACCGGTGGCGGTTCCGGCATCGGCGAGGCCATCGTCCGCCAGTTTATCAGCCAGGGCGCGCGGGTCGGATTCATCGATATCGATGTGACGTCCTCGGAGCAGCTGCTGTCCGATTTGGGGGCGCATGCCCGCGTGCACTTCGAACACGCCGACCTGCGCGACATCGCCGCACTGCGGCGCGCGGTTACCGGCATCCGTGAGGCGCTCGGGCCGATCACCATCCTGGTCAACAATGCGGCGCGCGACGACCGTCACGCGATCGAGGACGTGACGCCGGAATTCTGGGACGAGCGGATCGCCGTCAACCTGAAGCATCAGTTCTTCAGCGCCCAGGCGGTCGCACCCGACATGAAACAGGCGGGGGGCGGTTCGATCGTCAACATCGGCTCGGTGAGTTGGGTGATCGGTCAGGGCAACATGCCCTGCTACACCACGGCCAAATCAGCCGTTCAGGGCCTCACCCGGGCGCTGGCCCGCGATCTCGGGCCGCACAACGTGCGGGTCAACTCCATCCTGCCGGGATGGATCATGACCCGGCGGCAGCAGGATCTGTGGTTGACGCCCGAAGGTGTGGCCGAGCTGATGCAGCGCCAATGCCTCAAGCGCAAGCTCGTGCCTGACGACATCGCCCGCGTCGTCCTCTTTTTCGCCGCCGATGACAGCGGCGCCTGCACCAACCAGAGCCATATCGTCGACGGCGGCTGGGTCTAG
- a CDS encoding carbohydrate porin: MSLWSVNTARACGVGIALLSLFSGGAHAADLLTKAPPIPYAETDDFWTRPYLFGDLGRTQLKERGISLALTLGDEAVGNLSGGNKNVGANAGQLFFQAKFDMAKLAGIQGGLVGLTLVDRFGHNLNDDAGIPALQLTNEVFGRGNILRLTELYYSQKLFDDRLELKGGRLPVGSDFFFGLCEFINLTFCGGQPGNIQGGYIYNWPVSQWAGVAHYNFTKEWQLSVGVYDANPNYLTTSDSATYFLPGVPGSSRASGVLVPVEVVWAPSGPLNGTWRFGGWYDSASTIDGGLPGIIAIAPGIGGVSDQNLGDQRGRYGVYESILQRLTVEGAKAQGWYMFLNTTVADHRTSYQDYQVALGFRHTGTFSWRPEDEVGFAVGTTHVNSAALTLNAGGNEVPIEAWYGWQATGWMNLKFDAQYVINPGGRGYNAAGIKTENAWVLGLRTLVHF, from the coding sequence ATGTCACTTTGGTCTGTAAACACCGCGCGGGCATGCGGCGTGGGGATCGCTTTGTTATCTTTGTTCAGCGGCGGCGCGCATGCGGCCGATCTCTTAACGAAAGCTCCGCCCATTCCTTACGCTGAGACCGATGATTTCTGGACGAGACCGTATCTGTTCGGCGATCTCGGCAGAACGCAGCTGAAGGAGCGGGGTATCTCGCTGGCCCTAACGCTGGGCGACGAAGCCGTCGGCAATCTGTCGGGCGGCAACAAGAATGTCGGCGCCAACGCCGGACAGCTGTTCTTTCAGGCCAAGTTCGATATGGCGAAGCTTGCCGGCATCCAGGGCGGCCTGGTCGGCCTTACGCTGGTCGACCGCTTCGGCCACAATCTGAACGACGACGCAGGCATTCCGGCCTTGCAGCTGACCAACGAAGTGTTCGGCCGCGGCAATATCCTGCGCCTCACCGAACTCTACTACTCGCAGAAGCTTTTCGATGACCGCCTTGAACTCAAGGGCGGCCGTCTTCCGGTCGGCTCCGACTTCTTCTTCGGCCTGTGCGAGTTCATCAACCTGACCTTCTGCGGCGGTCAGCCCGGCAATATCCAGGGTGGCTACATCTACAACTGGCCAGTGAGCCAATGGGCCGGTGTCGCACACTACAACTTCACCAAGGAATGGCAGCTTTCGGTCGGCGTCTACGACGCCAATCCAAACTATCTGACGACGTCGGACTCCGCGACCTACTTCCTGCCAGGCGTCCCCGGTTCGAGCCGAGCCTCCGGCGTGCTGGTGCCGGTCGAGGTGGTCTGGGCGCCGAGCGGTCCCCTGAACGGGACCTGGAGATTCGGCGGCTGGTATGACAGCGCGTCGACGATTGACGGCGGCCTCCCCGGTATCATCGCGATCGCCCCGGGCATCGGCGGCGTCTCGGACCAGAATCTGGGCGATCAACGCGGCCGCTATGGCGTCTATGAATCGATCCTGCAGCGACTGACCGTTGAGGGTGCAAAGGCACAGGGTTGGTACATGTTCCTCAATACGACCGTCGCCGATCACCGGACGTCGTATCAGGACTACCAGGTCGCCCTGGGCTTCAGGCACACCGGAACGTTCTCCTGGCGCCCGGAAGACGAAGTCGGCTTCGCGGTGGGTACGACCCACGTGAATTCCGCTGCGCTCACCCTGAATGCGGGCGGAAACGAAGTTCCGATCGAAGCCTGGTACGGGTGGCAGGCGACTGGCTGGATGAACCTCAAGTTCGACGCCCAGTACGTGATCAATCCCGGCGGGCGCGGCTATAATGCCGCCGGCATCAAGACCGAGAATGCCTGGGTCCTTGGTCTGCGCACGCTGGTGCACTTCTGA
- a CDS encoding ROK family protein, with the protein MDEQPEPLRRASSLARGSNRGRLVEVLRRQGPLPRVELARSTGLSFPAISAITSKLMAEDLLCEAVTETATLWPDDTDEEDTDGLNGRRRGRPAVLLTLNPEFGRIIAVSLRMNLIETLIADFSGSALAQSRLELTTRALDAAALCDLVIAQIDAMIDATATPRHRLLGIGIALQGIVDSDTGRHLWSPALSITGVDLATPVRQAFGVEVVMANDAVAVALALAAAEPALAQGLTATIMVGHGVGMGVVVDGEARDGAGAGSEIGHVKLAPNGPQCRCGQRGCIEAHLADYALYRDARTFLDLPPAVSQQPSEAQMALLRARARAGDPRLEQLFRQAGHALADAVATTISVLRPHHIILAGPGLQAFDMMRSAYEERLERAVLPWLLKSTAIHVRPSESATIVDGMVRRTLRVVDRNHMETTE; encoded by the coding sequence ATGGATGAACAGCCCGAACCGCTGAGACGCGCTTCGAGTTTGGCCCGCGGATCGAACCGCGGCCGGCTCGTCGAAGTCTTGCGGCGTCAGGGGCCATTGCCGCGCGTCGAGCTGGCACGCAGCACGGGGCTGAGCTTCCCGGCCATATCGGCCATCACGTCGAAACTGATGGCGGAAGACCTGCTGTGCGAAGCAGTGACTGAGACGGCGACGTTGTGGCCCGACGATACCGACGAAGAGGATACGGATGGCCTGAACGGCCGCCGCCGCGGCCGGCCGGCGGTCCTGCTGACCCTGAACCCCGAGTTTGGCCGCATCATTGCGGTCTCGCTGCGCATGAATCTGATCGAGACATTGATCGCCGATTTCAGCGGCTCCGCCCTGGCGCAGTCGCGACTTGAGCTGACGACACGCGCGCTCGATGCAGCCGCGTTGTGCGATCTCGTGATCGCGCAGATCGACGCCATGATTGATGCGACGGCCACGCCGAGACATCGGCTGTTGGGAATCGGGATTGCGTTGCAGGGCATCGTTGACTCCGACACCGGCCGGCATCTGTGGAGCCCGGCGCTGTCGATCACCGGCGTCGATCTGGCGACGCCGGTCCGCCAGGCATTCGGCGTCGAAGTCGTGATGGCGAACGACGCGGTTGCGGTTGCGCTGGCCCTCGCAGCCGCCGAGCCGGCGCTGGCGCAGGGCCTCACGGCCACGATCATGGTGGGCCACGGCGTCGGCATGGGCGTCGTTGTCGACGGTGAAGCGCGCGACGGTGCCGGCGCAGGCAGTGAGATCGGCCATGTCAAGCTGGCGCCGAACGGTCCGCAATGCCGCTGCGGTCAGCGCGGCTGCATCGAGGCCCATCTCGCCGACTATGCGCTCTACCGCGACGCGCGTACCTTTCTCGACCTGCCGCCGGCTGTATCGCAGCAGCCGTCCGAGGCGCAGATGGCTCTGCTGCGCGCGCGGGCGCGCGCCGGCGATCCCCGTCTCGAGCAGTTATTCCGGCAGGCAGGCCACGCGCTTGCCGATGCGGTCGCCACGACGATATCGGTGCTGCGCCCACATCACATCATCCTCGCGGGTCCGGGCCTGCAGGCATTCGACATGATGCGCAGTGCCTATGAGGAGCGGCTCGAACGGGCAGTGTTGCCGTGGCTGCTCAAGTCTACCGCGATCCATGTGCGTCCAAGCGAGTCGGCGACGATTGTCGACGGCATGGTGCGGCGGACGCTGCGGGTCGTGGACCGAAACCACATGGAGACGACCGAGTGA
- a CDS encoding sugar-binding protein — MNDSMRRLIVPLLAGAAALAMAIGIAQAQQKKTIALVTNVAADFWTIAGRGLEKAQKEHPEYNIELIVTNEGTAAGQRRELDDLLVRGVAGISISVDDAPHATEELNKVAAKTVLITTDSDAPQSNRLAYIGTDNVAAGRQAGEEIKKALPNGGKIALFVGTMDADNARERVQGIKESIAGTKVELVDVFTDQVDFAKAKANMENVLVKYPDIALLSGLWSYETPLIYDAVKAAGKAGKVKIVGFDEDQRTLRGISDGTIESTVVQQPYEFGYLSATNIIKTLNGDKSWIPKDSKLIVPTKVISKTNVAEFAGQLKELLKK, encoded by the coding sequence ATGAATGACTCAATGAGAAGATTGATCGTGCCGCTGTTGGCGGGCGCGGCCGCGCTCGCGATGGCCATAGGGATAGCACAGGCACAGCAGAAAAAGACCATCGCGCTGGTGACCAATGTCGCGGCCGACTTCTGGACCATCGCGGGCCGCGGGCTCGAGAAGGCGCAGAAAGAGCACCCGGAATACAATATCGAGCTGATCGTCACCAACGAAGGCACCGCGGCTGGTCAGCGGCGCGAGTTGGACGACCTCTTGGTGCGCGGCGTCGCCGGCATCTCGATCTCGGTCGACGATGCGCCGCATGCAACCGAAGAACTCAACAAGGTCGCGGCCAAGACCGTGCTGATCACGACGGACAGCGACGCGCCGCAGAGCAACCGTCTCGCCTATATCGGCACCGACAACGTCGCGGCCGGGCGGCAGGCCGGCGAGGAGATCAAGAAGGCGCTACCGAACGGCGGCAAGATTGCGCTGTTCGTCGGAACGATGGACGCCGACAATGCCCGCGAGCGCGTACAGGGCATCAAGGAATCGATCGCCGGCACCAAGGTCGAACTGGTCGACGTGTTCACCGACCAGGTGGACTTTGCCAAGGCCAAGGCGAACATGGAGAACGTGCTCGTCAAATATCCCGACATCGCGCTGCTCTCCGGCCTGTGGAGCTACGAGACCCCGCTGATCTATGATGCGGTGAAGGCCGCAGGCAAGGCCGGCAAGGTGAAGATCGTCGGCTTCGACGAGGACCAGCGGACGCTGCGGGGCATTTCCGACGGCACGATCGAATCCACGGTCGTGCAGCAGCCCTACGAGTTCGGCTATCTCTCCGCCACCAACATCATCAAGACGCTGAACGGCGACAAGTCCTGGATTCCGAAGGACAGCAAGCTGATCGTGCCGACCAAGGTGATCAGCAAGACCAACGTCGCCGAGTTCGCCGGGCAACTGAAGGAACTGCTGAAGAAGTAA